The Lycium ferocissimum isolate CSIRO_LF1 chromosome 1, AGI_CSIRO_Lferr_CH_V1, whole genome shotgun sequence genome includes a region encoding these proteins:
- the LOC132063479 gene encoding uncharacterized protein LOC132063479, with translation MFGVEPEKLHEPYEVSTPVGESVLARRIYRGCPVRVYHRLTTTDLAELEMVDFDIIMGMDWLASCYAIVDCRAKTVQFRFPNELVLEWSGDSVTPRDTQTPALQSVLVVSEFPEVFPDDLPGVPPDREIEFGIDLLPGTKPISIPPYRMAPAELKELKVQLKDLLDKGFIRPSVSPWGAPHGKVVAYASRQLKVHEKNYPTHDLELAAVVFALKIWRHYLYGVHVDIFTDHKRKANVVVDALSRRSMGSLAHVDADKRIMTKEVHLVEVKEKQFRDPYILQLKERIHKHKMTAFEQEGDDGTLRYRGRLCVPDVDVLRERIMSEAHHSRPSGLAQNIDIPVWRWEMINMDFVLGLPRLARRHDSIWVIVEQLSKTAHFLPVETIDSAEDYAKYIRKLFDFIGPCCPSFQIEVPNLQRISGEPFRKD, from the exons ATGTTTGGGGTAGAACCcgaaaagttgcatgaaccttATGAAGTGTCTACCCCAGTTGGAGAATCAGTTTTAGCCAGACGCATCTATAGGGGTTGTCCAGTCAGAGTTTATCATCGTCTTACCACAACAGATCTAGCAGAActagaaatggtagactttgatataatcatgggcatggattggttagcatCCTGTTATGCCATAGTAGATTGTAGAGCCAAAACGGTTCAGTTCAGATTTCCTAATGAGCTAGTCTTAGAGTGGAGTGGTGATTCAGTAACAcccaggg ATACCCAGACTCCAGCTCTTCAGTCAGTACTAGTTGTCAGTGAGTTCccagaagtgtttccagatgatCTACCCGGAGTCCCTCCCGATAGGGAGATTGAATTTGGGATTGATCTACTTCCCGGCActaagccgatatctattccgccatatagAATGGCCccagcagagttaaaagagttaaaagtccAGTTGAAGGATCTTCTTGATAAGGGATTTATaaggccaagtgtctcaccttggggcgCACCG catggtaaggttgtagcttacgCATCTAGACAGcttaaagttcatgaaaagaattatccgactcatgatctagaattggcagCAGTAGTCTTTGCACTGAAGATATGGCGTcactatttgtatggagtgcatgttgatatcttcACCGATCATAAAA ggaaagcgaatgttgtagtcGATGCTCTCAGTCGGCGttctatgggaagtttagcccATGTTGATGCAGATAAGAGAattatgaccaaggaagttcacc TCGTTGAAGTGAAGGAGAAGCAGTTTCGTGATCCCTACATATTGCAGCTGAAGGAgaggattcacaagcataaaatGACGGCTTTTGAACAAGAGGGAGATGACGGTACCCTgagataccgaggcagattatgcgttccagatgtagatgTGCTCAGAGAGAGgattatgtcagaagctcatcattccag GCCTAGTGGTTTGGCACAGAATATAGACATTCCTGTCTGGagatgggaaatgatcaatatggactttgtattAGGTCTACCTCGTTTAGCTAGAAGgcatgattctatttgggtgatcgttgaaCAGCTTAGTAAGACAGCACACTTCTTGCCAGTTGAGACGATAGATTCAGCAGAGGACTATGCTAAGTATATTCGAAAACTGTTCGACTTCATTGGACCCTGTTGTCCATCATTCCAGATCGAGGTGCCCAATTTACAGCGAATTTCTGGAGAACCTTTTAGAAAGGATTAG